A portion of the Arcobacter sp. F155 genome contains these proteins:
- a CDS encoding response regulator transcription factor, producing MQSLKELVEFSKGLKILFIEDNLDVREQLNKLFENFFSNIDVCFNGFEALEEYKKHKTDNDNFYDLVITDISMPKLDGIELCKEIFKINKEQKVLVISAHTEKEKIAQLNEIGVTHILQKPVEHTSLISTLSSLISSIKESK from the coding sequence ATGCAAAGTTTAAAAGAATTAGTAGAGTTTAGTAAAGGGTTAAAGATACTTTTTATTGAAGATAATCTTGATGTAAGAGAACAGTTAAACAAACTATTTGAAAACTTTTTTTCCAATATTGATGTATGTTTTAATGGCTTTGAAGCACTAGAAGAGTATAAAAAACATAAAACAGACAATGATAACTTTTATGACTTAGTAATTACAGATATAAGTATGCCCAAACTTGATGGAATAGAGCTTTGCAAAGAGATATTTAAAATAAATAAAGAACAGAAAGTATTAGTGATTTCTGCACACACTGAAAAAGAAAAGATAGCTCAACTAAATGAAATAGGTGTAACACATATACTTCAAAAACCTGTTGAGCATACTAGTTTAATAAGTACTCTTTCAAGCTTAATATCTAGTATTAAAGAGAGTAAATAG